In Deltaproteobacteria bacterium, the genomic stretch GGCGCTGTTCCCCGATGGCAGCATCCACGAGGCCGAGACCAAGAAGGGCGAAGGCGTCGACGAGCTCACCATCGAGGTCACCGCCGGCGGCAAGGAGTACTACCTGCGCATGCGCCCCGACGGCGAGGTGCTCGCGAAGCTGCTGCGGATCCCCGCCGTGCTCGAGGTCCCGATCGACTGACGCGCGTCCCCACCGCGCGGCGCATTCGTCTACATTGCGGCCCGTGCCCGACCGCACCCGTGAGCTCCTCGTCGGACCCGCCCCTGATCGCCCGCGCACGAGCACCGGTGAGATCCTGCAGGTACCCGCGGGCTGGGAGCTGCTGCCGCCCGGCGATGCCGGCCTCACGCGGCGCGTGAAGGCGGCAGGTCCGACATGGACGATCCGCGAACCCAAGGGTCGCAAGATGTTCTCGCGCGGACTGTGGGCCCCGCGCGAGACCATCGCCCGCGAGCGCGCCAAGCTCGATGAGGAGCGCGCCGATCCACGTTGGGCGCAGCGCCTCGAGGCCGATCGCCGCCGTCGTGACGCCGCGCAATCGGAGTACGTCGAGACCTTCTTCGCGGCGGTCTATCGATTCCTCGCCTTTGCCGACCGCCACCGCGAGCTCGCCGCGTTGGTCGCCAAGGCGATCACCGATCACGCGGTGCCGGTCGGCAGCGGCACCGTCGCGCGCACGCAGCGGATCCCGATCGAGCGCCGCGCCGAGGCAGCGACCATCGCATGGCTGCGGCACCAGACCACCGCCTATGACAGCATGTCGATCCCGCGGGTCCGTGGCATGCGACGCGAGGTCCGGCGCCTGCTCGCCGAGCAATCGCGACGCGTGCTCGGTCGCTATCGCAGCAGCGAAGCGGTCGACGAGGCCACATGCGTGCTGCGACGCGCCTTGCGAGCGTGACACGCGGACGCAGAGCTACCCGACCGGTGGCGGAGGCGGCGGCGGCTTGTCGTGGCACACGCTGATCTCGAGGATCATGTACAGCAAGATGAGCTCCTGCGGATTCAACCCGGGGTGGGCGACGCTGGAGTTCTCGAAGGTGCTGTACATCATGCGGCCGCAGCCCCACTGACCGCTGATCGCCATGGGGCGGATCTTCGTCGGGTCGCTGCAGCTCGTGCACGGGCCCTCGACCCAGGTGTGGTGGCCGACGTCGACGTCCATGCCATCCTCGTCTTGCACGATGATCGGCGTGGTCGACTCGATGCCAGAGTAGTTGAGCTGCAGCTCGACGCTCGGCAGCGCGTTCAGTGTCGGGTTGCCGCCGCCGATGTCCTTCAAGCCAGGCGGCAGCGCCTGCAGCCACGCGAGCAGCTCGTCATCGACCACGCTGCCGTTCACGTCGTAGGCGGGCTGGATGTCCGGCATCCCCGGCGAGTGGAACTCCTGGTAGTCGGGGAACGGGGCCTCGATGTACTCGTTCGAGTGATCGGTGGCGTACCACTTGCCGCCGCCGGCCACGTAGTCGCGGATGTTCTGCGCGCGGAGGATCGGCACCGACGGCGCGCCCAGCCAGAACTTCGTCGCCGCGCAGGGCACGAAGATGATGTGGTACTGGCTCATGCCGATGAAGTCGTCCATGAACGCGCCCTGATCGGAATCCGAGATCAACGTGAACTGCTGCGTGCCGGGCACGAGCTCGCCGTTGGCGGACACCTCGCCGAGCCCGAACTTCGCGAGCACGTTGAACACGCGATCGGGATCGGTCTCGTACACCGCGATCTTGGGGATCCACATGCCCGCCGCGGGGTTCCATTCGCCGGGTAGGCTGCTCTGCTCGGCCGGCACCGGGTTGCCGCCCTCGACGACGTCGAAGTCGACGACGCGGAGGAACTCGCCCTTCTGCACCACCAGCTGCTGGCCGGGGCCCGCGGTCGCCGGCAGCGAGAAGCTGCCGTCGGGCTCGGTGAGCACGAACGGCGTGTCGCACGAGAGCTCGACGCACGACGAGCAGTAGACCTTGTCGGGCACCGGCTCGACCTCGTCGTCGGTGAGGTAGACCAGCGCGCCGCTGATCGGGATCTGCATGTTGGGCGCGTAGACCGTGCCCGTGAGCGTCGCGTTGGACCCGGGCAAGGGCGGGCAATCGTTGCCGCCCTCCTCGCCACCGCCGGTCACACCCCCCTCGCCGATGTCGAAGCGCTCGCCGGTGTCCACCCCGATCGGGCCCGTGCTCGGGCTGCTCCCCGCGGTGTTGGCCGTGACGCTGACCTCGACGGGATCCTCGCGCACCGTGGTCCCACACGCCCCAAGCGACAGGGACACGACCGACAGCAGTGGCACGGCGCGCATGGTGCCGGCCACGTTACCCCAGGGCGCCCCGCGGTTCCTGATCCGGCTAGGATTTCGTGTGGCGCTGGATGGGCTGAGGTGGTCAGGGACGCCGCGTCGGCGCGCAGGTTCGCGCGGCCGAGCGCGGCGGCCCACCCGCTGCGCGTCATAGACACGCGCAGAGGTTGATCGCGCCCGGCGACACACCGTAGGGACCCGCGTCGCAGTGGCTGATCGCGACCTTCGGGCCCCGCGAGTGCGCACAGACCGAGGCCGGACACACGCCGAACGGAACATACACGCCACACGTGTCGAGCGGGAGCAGCTCGATGACGTCCTTCACCACGCCGGCGCCACCGATGAGTCCGCCGAGGCCACCGTCAGGGCGGGGCGCCTTCTTCGCTTCGGCAGCGATGGTGGTCGCGAGCATCTGCATCGGTTCGGTCGTGCCGCGGCCCACGAACGCGTGGCTGCCGTCGTCGCCGCGAAACCACACGTCGCCGCAGACGGTCCGCATGTCGCCGCCGTCGAGTTCGTCGAGCAGCGATGCCGCGCCGAGGTTGAAGCGGTCGGCGGTCGTGAAGCTCGCGCCCGCGAAATCGATGGCAACGGTGAGGCCACCGGTGCTGTCGAGGGTTGCCGCTTCGTCGGCCGCGAGCCGTACACCGATGCGGAACTCGGGCAGCTCCTGCAGCGGGAACGCAACGGAGTACAGGTTCTCCGCGGGGTCGAAGTCGCCGGGCGTCACGACGATCTCCACCGCCGTCGTGCCCTCCAGCACGTCGACGATCGATGGCGTCCGCTCCTCGATCGGCGATGCCGTCATCGTGCCGAGCGCACCAGGACGCAGGACCCAGCTCGCCTCACCCGCATCGGCATACGGCAGTGCCGACTCGTAGTTGCCCGCCGTGTAGGCAGCGACCAGGTCGCTGCTGTCGACATCGCCATCCCCATCGAAGTCGCCCTCGGCCCAGCCGACCTCGCCATCGACGTCGGGCGACTCGTAGTGCCCAGACTCGAACATCGCGACGAGATCGTCCGACCCGAAGCGACCATCGCAGTTCGCATCGCCCGGCTGCGGTCGCAGCAGCGTGATCTCTGCATCGACGGAGCCAGACACCGTCACGGTGTGGTAGCCCGGCGCGACGCCGGCGTCGGGCAGGATGAGCGCGACGAAGCGCCCCGACCCGCTGGGCGCGAGCTCGAGCGGGAAGCCGTCGAGCGTCGCATCGAGCGCGAAGACGCCCGCCGTCTCCTCGACCGAGCCATCGAAGCCGACCGCCAGGATTGCGCCCTCCCCATGCGGGGTCCAGCAGTGCGGCGCGGCGAGGCGGCCGTCGAGCACGGCCGCCCAGGTCGCCGCAGGCGTCTGCGCCCGCGTGGGGTTCTCGAGCTCCAGGGCTGCGCGGGGACTCTCGTTGTCCGCGCAAGCAACGAGGACGAGCAAGGTCATGAGGTGATGTCGACACATGTTCATTTGCTTCCACCATCCGCGGCCGCCGGCCGCCATCGGGTTCGCAGATGGATTGCCGGTCGAGTCGAAACGGATGCATGATTTCGTGTGGTCGGGTGGGTGGCATGACGGGTGGTGATGGCGACGACGCGGCGTTCGGCCGTGCGCTGGGAGACGTGCGGCAACTCGAGCTCGCGGACGAAGCGACCGTGCGCGCCGAGCTGTTCGCGCGGATGGGCATCGCTCCGATCGCCCCGCGCCTCGGAGGTCGCTACACACTCGGTCGTCGCCTCGGAAGCGGCGGTTCTGGGGCGGTCTACGCCGCGCGTGACGACAAGCTCGGTCGCGACGTCGCCATCAAGCTCGTGCGCGTCGGCGGCCTCGATGGCTTCGATGACTCGGCCTCCGAGGGTCGACTACGCCGCGAGGCGAGAGCCATCGCGCGTCTCGCCCATCCGAACATCGTCGCGGTGTTCGATCTCGGTCGCTACGACTTCGGCGAGCTCGGCTACGAGCTCGCCGACGCTCCGGCGCGCGGCCTGTACCTCGTCATGGAGCTCGTCGACGGTGGTGACCTCGCCGGGTGGGCGGCCTCGGGGGCGAGCTTCGCCGCGCGCATCGAAGTCTTGATCGGCGTCGCCCGCGGTCTGCACGCAGCTCACGGCGCGGGCCTGGTCCACCGCGACGTCAAGCCGGCGAACGTCATCATCGCCCGCGACGGGACGCCGAAGCTCGCGGACTTCGGTCTCGCGCGCCCCCCGGCGGAGACGACCCGAGATGCCGGGTCAGCGGACGATGACGAGGCGCCGCGCGACGACGTGACGGCACACGGCACGGTCGTCGGAACGCTGCCGTACATGGCGCCCGAGCAGTTCGGCGGCAGCTCGAGCGCCGCAAGCGATCAGTACGCGTTCTGCGTCACGGCGGTGGAAATCCTGCTGGGTGAACGGCCGTTCGTCGGTGACGCGAGCGAACAACTCGCGGCGAAGCGCGCTGGCCGAGCCCCCGCGCTCGAGCGACTGCCGCCGCGACTGCGCGCTGCGCTGCAACGCGGCCTGTGCACGGATCCCGCGGATCGATTTGGGTCGATGCTC encodes the following:
- a CDS encoding DUF2293 domain-containing protein — encoded protein: MAASTRPRPRRAKASTSSPSRSPPAARSTTCACAPTARCSRSCCGSPPCSRSRSTDARPHRAAHSSTLRPVPDRTRELLVGPAPDRPRTSTGEILQVPAGWELLPPGDAGLTRRVKAAGPTWTIREPKGRKMFSRGLWAPRETIARERAKLDEERADPRWAQRLEADRRRRDAAQSEYVETFFAAVYRFLAFADRHRELAALVAKAITDHAVPVGSGTVARTQRIPIERRAEAATIAWLRHQTTAYDSMSIPRVRGMRREVRRLLAEQSRRVLGRYRSSEAVDEATCVLRRALRA